In Humulus lupulus chromosome 7, drHumLupu1.1, whole genome shotgun sequence, the following are encoded in one genomic region:
- the LOC133790520 gene encoding disease resistance protein RPV1-like: MGSSFSSSRCDVFISFRGKDTRNTFTSYLYSALRAKKISTYMDDRIKKGKEISPTITKAIKRAKLSVIVFSENYASSSWCLDELVQILECKRKKNQIVIPIFYGVDPSDIRKQKGSYTISSERFEGKKSKVLDKWRKALKKAANISGWDSQRVRPEQKLVEEIVKDVTKRLKIDSATMVATGVVAGSTAAGVTLCF, translated from the exons ATGGGTTCTTCTTTCTCAAGCTCAAGGTGCGATGTCTTTATTAGTTTCAGAGGTAAAGACACTCGAAACACTTTCACTAGTTATCTTTACTCTGCTTTGAGAGCAAAGAAAATCAGTACTTACATGGATGACAGAATAAAGAAAGGAAAAGAGATTTCTCCAACAATTACCAAAGCCATTAAGAGAGCAAAGCTTTCTGTGATTGTTTTCTCAGAAAACTATGCTTCTTCTTCTTGGTGTTTGGATGAACTGGTGCAAATACTGGAGTGCAAGAGAAAGAAGAATCAGATTGTTATACCTATTTTTTATGGTGTTGATCCATCAGATATCAGAAAACAAAAAGGGAGTTATACAATTTCATCTGAACGCTTTGAGGGCAAAAAAAGCAAAGTACTTGATAAGTGGAGGAAGGCTTTGAAAAAAGCTGCTAATATATCAGGATGGGACTCACAAAGGGTTAG GCCAGAACAAAAATTGGTTGAGGAAATCGTGAAAGATGTTACGAAGAGATTAAAAATTGACAGTGCAACCATGGTGGCCACGGGCGTTGTTGCTGGAAGCACTGCTGCCGGAGTAACTCTATGTTTTTAA